In Burkholderiaceae bacterium DAT-1, the genomic stretch AGCAGTATTGCTTTAAAAGGCCGACCCTAGGGTCGGCTTTTTGCATTATTTGTGCGTTATGAGCAAGGTTATGCGGGATATTGAAGTAGGGTGCTTGCTGGTGGTCTGACGTTATACCAGCGCCAGTCTTTTGCTGTTTGAAGTGCGGTGTGTCGAGTCATGTCAGCACATGACTCCGGCGATATGTTGGCGATGTCTGCTCCTTCCTTATAGTCATCTGGCAGGGCTGCATCATTCCAGGCGGTGCTTAAATGTCTAGCAGCGTTCGTCGCCCAGCGGACTGTCCTGACTCTGGGATTGGCTTCGTTGCTGGAATCTATTAGCTGCTGGAGAATTCGGGGTAGGCGCCATTCTTCGATGAGTGCCATTTCGAGTTCTTGAAATGTGATGCCAAAAACACGCTTCTGCGCAACTTTGCTGCGTAACATCCGATCATTTGTTTGAAGTTCATGAACCCGATGTAGTACTTTGGGGGCGTAACAGGCAATCAGTAGTTCTGCGACGTCATGCAGGACAGCTGCTGTTCTTACTTCGTGCGAGTCGATATCATTCCGTCTATCCGCCAATGCTTGTGCACAACTACCTGCGAGATAGGCTCTCTGTAGCAGTTCATTTGCATGTGTGGTGCTAAATGAATTCTTCAGATAATGTTGATCCAAGGATGTCGATTTGGTAAGTATACGGATCGAGGGTAACAATCCCGATATCATTAAGCATTTGGAAACGGTGGTCACTTCATTTTGTAAATGGCGAGGGGTAATGTGTTGCGCATGGCGACTCAGACGTAAAATTGCCAGTGCATCGTGGTAGAGAATATCTGAGATATTATCAATACTGATCTCATCTATTTCACTCTGACAACGGCTGAGTTCTATTTGCGTGTATTGCAGCATTGGAATATCGCATACTGATAAATAGGATACCCAGGCGTTGAGTCCATTGAGTGGTTCTTCAATCATGCTAAGCCTCCTGTGTTCAGCATAGTTGATTGTGCTATTTGCGATAGTTCATCTGTTTCAAGTCGAGGTATGAATGGCTACGTATGCCATTGGTGATGTGCAGGGGTGCTTTGTCGAACTTTCTAGTCTGTTGTCCAAGATTGGATTTGAACCGGGGCGCGATACTGCCATTTTATTAGGCGACCTGGTGAATCGCGGTCCTGACTCACTGCGTGTGCTTAATTGGGCGCGCAAGCTTGAAGACTGCGTGAGAGTAGTGCTTGGCAATCATGATCTGCATATGCTGGCGGTTGCGTTCGGTGTGGTGGATAGTAAGCGGAAGGATACCTTTGCGGATGTGATTTCGCAGGGTAAAGATTCCACGATTTTGCATTGGCTGCGGAATCAGTCACTATTGATTGATGATGGACAGCATGTGTATGTACATGCGGGTATATGGCCTGGATGGGCGCTGGAAACGGCAAAGCGATTGTCCGGTGAACTGGAGCACCATCTTGCATCCAGCGATCCACGTTCCTTTCTGAACAGTCTTTACGGCAACGAACCTGATATTTGGTGCGACACACTCGAGGGTGAGCGTCGATCTAGGTTTGTCACAAACGTATTTACCCGTATGCGCGTACTGAGCCCTGATGGCCGACTGAATATGGACTACAAGGGTGTGACTAACGATGTCCCTGATGGTGCCATCCCGTGGTTCGATTTTCCGCGCGAAACGCCATTAAACCGGAGGGTGGTGTTTGGGCATTGGTCTGCATTGGGGTTGCAAATGCGACAAGACATCGTTTCACTAGACACAGGGTGTGTGTGGGGGAGGGCATTGACCGGGTGGTGCGTTGAGACGGGTGAAATTGTGAGTGTAGACTCAACTATGCCCCCTGGTTTCGAATAAGTTGTGCCCTTACTGTTTGCTCTAGTATTTTTGCGATCTCTCGACGCGGGCGCCGGTCGGTTGGCACGGGCTCTCCAAATTCCACAACGGCTACTGTATGTTTGGTAGACACAATATTCAGAATGGATTCAATGAGGGTCATGTCGCCGATATATGCGACATGGTCTCCATGCCGCCCATCGCTGTATTTGTATGAGATGGATACGGGCACGATGAGCGTTTCGGCATCAATGGCCGGTTGGAACAGACTGCTATTAAACGTGAGCAGATTGCGGCCGTCGCTGGTGCTGCCTTCGGGAAAAATGGAAATGCAATCCCCGATTGTTAATGCTTCTGCGATTTGTTGATTGACTCGGGCGGTATCAGATCGCTTTTCGCGTTTGATAAACAAAGTGCCTGTATGTGCGCTTAACCATCCGATGAGTGGCCAGTGACGAACGTCAGACTTCGCTACGAAGCGCGAAGGATATGCGGCATTCATAACGAAAATATCAATCCATGATATGTGATTGGCCACAAGTAGAATGCCTGAGCTTCGGGCCTGAGGCGTGGCGCCCCGAACATTGACATGAATGCCATTAATCTTCAAAAGATTCAGCGACCATTTCCGTACAGCATTCATGCGTTTCACGCTGTCATACCGCGGAAACAGAAGGCTCACTTGAAGTAGTCCGCTAACTAAATGAAATGTGAGCCTGAGCAGACGCACAGTCTGCGTGAACCAGTTGGCATTCATGGGTAAATCGGCAGGAGCAAAGGGTGATTTTAGCTCGGATTGTGCCTCTGCCGATACGTCTGCATATACATCGTGCGGAATCATCAGGCTGCGATGTCCTTTACAAAGTGCCTATAGAATCGAGGATGAATGCGGGACATCGGCATCATGATAAATAAGTCTGCCGTATTGAAGTCAGGATCCCATGCGGGATCGCCGCATATATAGGCTCCTGCTCGGATATAGCCGCGAATGAGAGGTGGTACCTCCGCAGTGCGGGTGCTATCGAGTGCTTCTAATGGCAATGGGCATTTGGGAAAGACACGCCATTCAGCGGGTGCCAGATAGGTCTGGGCGAGATCCCGGAAAATGCTTGCGGCCATATGACCACCGTCGCTCATGCTAATACTGGCG encodes the following:
- a CDS encoding HDOD domain-containing protein, coding for MIEEPLNGLNAWVSYLSVCDIPMLQYTQIELSRCQSEIDEISIDNISDILYHDALAILRLSRHAQHITPRHLQNEVTTVSKCLMISGLLPSIRILTKSTSLDQHYLKNSFSTTHANELLQRAYLAGSCAQALADRRNDIDSHEVRTAAVLHDVAELLIACYAPKVLHRVHELQTNDRMLRSKVAQKRVFGITFQELEMALIEEWRLPRILQQLIDSSNEANPRVRTVRWATNAARHLSTAWNDAALPDDYKEGADIANISPESCADMTRHTALQTAKDWRWYNVRPPASTLLQYPA
- a CDS encoding 1-acyl-sn-glycerol-3-phosphate acyltransferase — its product is MIPHDVYADVSAEAQSELKSPFAPADLPMNANWFTQTVRLLRLTFHLVSGLLQVSLLFPRYDSVKRMNAVRKWSLNLLKINGIHVNVRGATPQARSSGILLVANHISWIDIFVMNAAYPSRFVAKSDVRHWPLIGWLSAHTGTLFIKREKRSDTARVNQQIAEALTIGDCISIFPEGSTSDGRNLLTFNSSLFQPAIDAETLIVPVSISYKYSDGRHGDHVAYIGDMTLIESILNIVSTKHTVAVVEFGEPVPTDRRPRREIAKILEQTVRAQLIRNQGA
- a CDS encoding symmetrical bis(5'-nucleosyl)-tetraphosphatase; its protein translation is MATYAIGDVQGCFVELSSLLSKIGFEPGRDTAILLGDLVNRGPDSLRVLNWARKLEDCVRVVLGNHDLHMLAVAFGVVDSKRKDTFADVISQGKDSTILHWLRNQSLLIDDGQHVYVHAGIWPGWALETAKRLSGELEHHLASSDPRSFLNSLYGNEPDIWCDTLEGERRSRFVTNVFTRMRVLSPDGRLNMDYKGVTNDVPDGAIPWFDFPRETPLNRRVVFGHWSALGLQMRQDIVSLDTGCVWGRALTGWCVETGEIVSVDSTMPPGFE